A region from the Pelobates fuscus isolate aPelFus1 chromosome 1, aPelFus1.pri, whole genome shotgun sequence genome encodes:
- the SLC5A3 gene encoding sodium/myo-inositol cotransporter has product MRASLEAADIAIVALYFVLVLCFGFFAMWKSNRSTVSGYFLAGRSMTWAAVGASLFVSNIGSEHFIGLSGSGAASGFAVGAWELNALLLLQLLGWVFIPVYIRSGVYTMPEYLSRRFGGHRIQVYFAVLSLILYIFTKLSVDLYSGALFIQESLGWNLYLSVILLIGMTALLTVTGGLVAVIYTDTLQAFLMIIGALTLTIISFVQIGGFEEVKRRYMLATPNITSILLTHNFTSTNSCHVSPKPDSLRMLREANDEDVPWPGFILGQTPASVWYWCADQVIVQRVLAAKNISHAKGATLMAGFLKILPLFIIVIPGMISRILFVDDIACINPEHCMEVCGSRAGCSNIAYPRLVMKVLPVGLRGLMMAVMIAALMSDLDSIFNSASTIFTLDIYKFMRKTATSRELMLVGRVFVAFMVVISIAWVPIIIEMQGGQMYLYIQEVADYLTPPVAALFLLGVFWKRCNEQGAFYGGVVGFVLGVSRLILAFVYRVPECDQPDNRPSFIKNIHYMYIATALFWITGIIAVVVSLLTSPPNKEQIRTTTFWALKNKTVKEITHKEESYKEQEKTIVHCTDNDIKQVIPNGKSDDHIKNIQTEDITLLMTYKDDNNPLSPLSVSEAETPVDCYSNGQAALMGQTPKEGIAKGKSKCSTFFDWFCGYKSETGDKKTFKEEVEDEAVCLKMLEETPLVKIILNTGLVCVCSVGIFMFVYFSL; this is encoded by the coding sequence ATGAGAGCTTCATTGGAAGCCGCGGATATTGCCATCGTCGCATTGTATTTTGTGCTGGTTTTATGCTTTGGATTCTTTGCCATGTGGAAATCAAACAGGAGTACCGTGAGTGGATACTTTCTGGCAGGTCGCTCCATGACCTGGGCTGCTGTTGGTGCCTCACTATTTGTAAGCAATATTGGTAGCGAACATTTTATTGGACTGTCCGGATCGGGAGCAGCAAGTGGATTTGCAGTGGGTGCATGGGAGTTAAATGCCTTGTTGCTCTTACAACTCCTTGGATGGGTCTTCATTCCAGTATATATACGCTCTGGAGTATATACTATGCCCGAGTATTTGTCAAGACGTTTTGGAGGACATAGAATCCAAGTCTACTTTGCAGTATTATCTTTGATTTTGTACATTTTTACCAAACTCTCAGTGGACTTATATTCTGGGGCCTTGTTTATTCAAGAATCTCTTGGATGGAATCTTTACTTGTCTGTGATTTTGCTTATTGGAATGACCGCTCTCCTCACTGTCACAGGTGGACTTGTGGCTGTTATTTATACAGATACTCTCCAAGCTTTTCTCATGATTATCGGAGCCCTTACTCTTACCATCATCAGCTTTGTACAAATTGGTGGATTTGAGGAAGTCAAAAGGAGATACATGTTGGCAACCCCAAACATTACATCCATATTACTGACCCATAACTTTACCAGTACAAACTCATGCCATGTTTCACCAAAGCCAGATTCCCTCAGGATGCTGCGTGAAGCGAACGACGAAGACGTTCCTTGGCCCGGGTTTATCCTGGGCCAGACTCCTGCCTCAGTGTGGTATTGGTGTGCCGACCAAGTCATTGTGCAAAGGGTGTTGGCTGCAAAGAACATATCACATGCCAAAGGAGCAACTCTCATGGCCGGTTTCCTGAAGATCTTGCCATTGTTCATTATAGTAATTCCTGGGATGATTTCGAGAATACTGTTTGTCGATGATATTGCTTGTATAAATCCAGAGCACTGTATGGAAGTTTGTGGGAGCAGAGCAGGTTGCTCAAACATTGCTTATCCACGTTTGGTGATGAAAGTCTTGCCTGTTGGTTTGCGAGGCCTGATGATGGCCGTAATGATTGCAGCACTGATGAGTGATTTAGACTCCATATTCAACAGCGCAAGCACCATCTTTACACTTGATATATACAAGTTTATGCGAAAGACTGCCACTTCTCGAGAACTCATGCTGGTTGGGAGGGTGTTTGTGGCTTTTATGGTAGTTATCAGCATTGCTTGGGTGCCAATCATTATAGAAATGCAAGGAGGGCAAATGTACCTGTACATTCAAGAGGTGGCCGACTATCTGACTCCTCCAGTGGCTGCTTTGTTTCTTTTGGGTGTATTTTGGAAACGATGTAATGAGCAAGGAGCATTCTATGGTGGAGTGGTGGGTTTTGTTCTGGGAGTTTCACGTTTAATTTTGGCATTTGTTTATCGCGTTCCTGAGTGTGATCAACCTGACAACAGACCAAGCTTTATTAAAAATATTCACTACATGTACATTGCCACTGCCTTGTTCTGGATTACTGGAATAATTGCTGTCGTTGTTAGCCTCCTGACATCCCCTCCAAATAAAGAGCAAATTAGGACCACTACATTTTGGGCACTTAAAAACAAAACGGTCAAAGAAATAACCCACAAAGAGGAATCCTACAAGGAACAAGAGAAAACAATTGTACATTGCACTGATAATGATATAAAACAAGTAATTCCCAACGGGAAGTCAGATGACCACATTAAAAATATCCAAACGGAGGACATTACTCTTCTGATGACTTACAAAGATGACAATAACCCTCTGAGCCCATTAAGTGTCTCTGAAGCAGAGACACCGGTGGATTGCTATTCCAATGGACAAGCAGCTCTCATGGGTCAAACTCCAAAAGAGGGGATTGCCAAGGGCAAGAGCAAATGCTCCACATTTTTTGACTGGTTCTGTGGCTATAAAAGCGAGACTGGTGACAAAAAAACTTTCAAAGAAGAGGTGGAGGATGAAGCAGTTTGTTTAAAAATGTTGGAAGAGACTCCCCTTGTTAAAATAATTCTCAACACTGGATTGGTCTGTGTATGTTCTGTGGGAATTttcatgtttgtttatttttcattataa